The Thermodesulfobacteriota bacterium DNA segment AAGTCATTTCCGCGCTGAGTTCCGGGACATGCGATACCAACCTGGCGCCCACGGCCTGGATGCTCGGCATGCAGACCTACCAGTACGCCCGGTACTATCTCAAGCCGCCGCTGCTCTATTCACCGGCGGCCGTCATCATCGGCATTCAGGCCAAAAAAAGACTGCAGAAAAATCTGGGCGTGTCCGACACGTTTGCCGACAATATCCAGGAGATCCTGGTTTATGATGTCAATTCGTTTGAACCGGTCTGGAGGGACCAGATCAGAAAATACGATCAGGAGGCGCTCAAGGCCTTTGAAACAAAAGCCGGCATGACCGCCATGACACTTTCCGCGGAGGATCAGAAGGCCGTTGAGGAAGCGGGCATCAGGGTCCGCAAGGTGCTGGCCGGCAAGCTTTTTCCCGAAGATTTCATGATCGATATCCTCAGGGCGCTGGAAGCGTTCCGGAAGAGCAGGTAATAGGCGCTATTTACCGTTCAAACACCTTGCAGATCGTTTTCCAGGGGCAGCGCTCCGAGCAGAACGCCAAGGGGGTTTTATTACGGATGAGCGCCGCCAGTTCCCCGGAGGTCATTCGGTCGCCGTAATCCAGACCGAGGCCTTCCAGGATCCTGGCGTCCCAGCGGCCGACCTTTTCTTCATCCCCCAAAGGATTGACGCACCGGCCGTTTTCAAGATGAGAGCAATGCGCGCAGACGGCGTCCGCTCCGCGGGTGACTTCGATCCGTTCCTCTCCGCCGGCGATCAGCATGGCGATGGTTTCCCGGTAGACGCGGTCAAACACTCCGCCGCGATCCGGCGGCTCGAAGCCGAGGAAACGGATACACAGAATATGGTGGGGCCGCAGCCTGATATGATTTTCCATCCTGTCTATTACCTCCCGGAAGATATCTGGATTACGGTAAACAAATTATTGTTCAGTTCAGGCAAAAGAACAAGCTGATTCCTCCTTTACGTAAATATTGAGGGACGAGCGCCGGTCTGGTATATTCAACAAAGAATCCATATGTCCGTAATCGATTGAAGGTATTCGTGGAACAGCGAAACATGAAACAACGGCCGGTCTTAGTCTGGGCGCTGGCGCTGGCGCTGATCGCGTCTCCCGGCCCGGGTGAAACGCCGGGCGGTGGCCCCCAGACAATCAAAACGGGCGCGGGAGCCGGCCGGCCGGACGACGGCGGGAAAGTGAAGTCCCGGGTTGAACCGGCCCCGGGAGGACTTAACGAGACTAATCCTCCCGGCGCCTACCGACAACTTGAAAACGGCATTGTCTATGACGCCGCCACCCGGCTGGAATGGCTGGCCGGTCCTGACCAGCGCATGGACTGGAACCAGGCCAAAGCCTGGACGGAAGGGTTGTCCGTCGGCGGCGGCGGGTGGCGGATGCCTTCCCGGGAGGAACTGCTGACGCTCTACAGCCAAGGCAGCGGTTCCCGCAATATGACGCCTCTCCTGCAGACCAGCGGCTGGTTTGTCTGGTCAGGGGAAACAAAGGATTTTTCCACCGCCTGGAGTTTCAATTTTTTTTATAACGGTTTTGAACTCTACGACCGCCGCGACGACCGCAATGGCAACCGGGCCTTTGCGGTGCGGCCCGGGGAATAAGGGGCCTCATGAGCCTGTCCGCTGCGGGGAAAAAACGGATCGTATCGGAAATTCTGCCCGGTCTGTGGCAACGGCTGAAACACTGCGACCTCTGTCCGCGGGAATGCGGCGTCGATCGGTTGGCCGGGGAAGAGGGGTTCTGCGCCCTTTCCGGTGACCGGGTGCCGGTGGCGAGTTATTGCGTTCACCGGGGAGAGGAACCGGTCATATCAGGCAGCCGGGGCTCGGGCACGATATTCTTTGCCCACTGCAACCTGGGCTGTGTCTTCTGCCAGAACGACCAGATCAGCGACAACGCCCTGAACCCCGGAGAAGCCTTTGTCTCCGTGGCGGACCTGGCCGAGATCATGCGCCTGCTCCAGGCCATGGGCTGCCATAACATCAATTTTGTCACGCCCACCCATGTGCTGCCCTATATTATCGCCGCCCTGGAGATCGCCCTGGACAAGGGCTTGACCGTTCCGCTGGTCTATAACTGCGGCGGCTATGAAAAGGCGGAGGTTATCCGGCTGCTTGACGGCGTCATGGAGGTTTATCTGCCGGACATCAAATATATGGATGCCTCCCCGGCCGCGATATATTCCAGGGCAAAAGATTATCCACAAATGGCGGCCGAATCCGTCAAAGAGATGTACCGGCAGACGGGCAGCGTCCTGGAGATCGATCCGTCTGCCGGCACGGCCGCTCGGGGCATGATCATCCGTCACCTGGTCCTGCCGGGTTGCGTGGAAAACTCTCTGTCCGTGCTGGAGTGGATCGCCGGCCAACTGTCGCCCGACGTTCATATTTCGCTGATGTCCCAGTACCACCCTTCAGCCGATGCCATGCGATTCGGCGCTCCCCTGAACCGGACGCTCCGGCCGGAGGAGTACGAGACCGTCAGCGATCGGGCCGAAAAGCTGGGGATTGAAAACGGCTGGTTCCAGGAAATGGAAAGTCACCGGAACTACCGGCCGGATTTCAGGAAGAAGCATCCGTTTGAAGGCTAAAGATACAGGGTGTAAGGTCCGAGGTGCAGGGTACAAGGTTTAAGGTCCAGGGTGGAAGGAACTCTCTTGCAGGGATTGAGAGATACTGGTAAAAGAAGGGGTCAAAGGGTCGAGGAGCCAAGGAGCGGAACAAGCCTCGACCCCTTGAACCCTTTTGTTTTATGAAGGGTAACATTTGAAATCGCGGAGAATAAGGATGGCAACTCGAAAGAACGATATCCCTGACGATGACGAAGACGACCTGGACCGGGAGGAAGGCCCTTCCCCCGAGTTCGCTTCGCTTCTGGAATCCTATATTTCGGACACGGGTTCCGAGGTGCGGGTGGGAGACAAGGTCTCCAGCGAAGTGATCGCCATCGGCCAGGACAGCGTCTATATCCATATCGGCGGGAAGGAAGACGGCGTGGTGGAAAGGATAGAGCTCCTGGATGAGAACGGTGAACTCGCCTGCAAGGTAGGTGACCGCCTGGATCTTTACGTGGTCCATGCCGGAGACGGCGAGATCCGTCTGTCCAAAACCATTGCCATCAGCGGCAACGCCGATATGCTGATTGAGGCCCGGCAGAACCGTATCCCGGTGGAGGGCAAGGTCGTGGAAGTCTGCAAGGGGGGGTTCCGGGTCCAGGTGATGGGCCATATCGCCTTCTGCCCGGTCAGCCAGATGGACCTTCATTATGTAGATAAGCCGGAAACGTATGTGGGCGCCGTCCTGGAGTTCCTGATCGAGCGCGTGGAATCAAGGGGCCGCAACCTGGTCGTCAACCGCCGCCGGTTGCTTGAACGGCTGCGGGCCGAAGAACAGGAAAAGTTTCTGTCCCGGATCAATACCGGAGACGTCCTCACCGGTAAGGTGGTCCGGCTCATGCCCTTCGGGGCCTTCGTGGAGCTGGCGCCCGGCGTCGAAGGCATGGCTCACATTTCCGAACTGGGCTGGTCGCGGGTGGCTGACCCGTCCGAAGCGGTCACCGTCGGACAGTCCCTGCCGGTCAAGATTCTGACCATCGAGAAAACCGGCAGTAAAACCGGTGGCCTTAAAATATCGCTGTCCGTCAAGCAGGCGGCCGGCGATCCCTGGACATCCGTCACCGAAAAGTACAAACCGGGCGACAAGGTGACCGGCAAGGTA contains these protein-coding regions:
- a CDS encoding DUF1284 domain-containing protein, giving the protein MENHIRLRPHHILCIRFLGFEPPDRGGVFDRVYRETIAMLIAGGEERIEVTRGADAVCAHCSHLENGRCVNPLGDEEKVGRWDARILEGLGLDYGDRMTSGELAALIRNKTPLAFCSERCPWKTICKVFER
- a CDS encoding DUF1566 domain-containing protein; the encoded protein is MKQRPVLVWALALALIASPGPGETPGGGPQTIKTGAGAGRPDDGGKVKSRVEPAPGGLNETNPPGAYRQLENGIVYDAATRLEWLAGPDQRMDWNQAKAWTEGLSVGGGGWRMPSREELLTLYSQGSGSRNMTPLLQTSGWFVWSGETKDFSTAWSFNFFYNGFELYDRRDDRNGNRAFAVRPGE
- a CDS encoding radical SAM protein — encoded protein: MSLSAAGKKRIVSEILPGLWQRLKHCDLCPRECGVDRLAGEEGFCALSGDRVPVASYCVHRGEEPVISGSRGSGTIFFAHCNLGCVFCQNDQISDNALNPGEAFVSVADLAEIMRLLQAMGCHNINFVTPTHVLPYIIAALEIALDKGLTVPLVYNCGGYEKAEVIRLLDGVMEVYLPDIKYMDASPAAIYSRAKDYPQMAAESVKEMYRQTGSVLEIDPSAGTAARGMIIRHLVLPGCVENSLSVLEWIAGQLSPDVHISLMSQYHPSADAMRFGAPLNRTLRPEEYETVSDRAEKLGIENGWFQEMESHRNYRPDFRKKHPFEG
- a CDS encoding 30S ribosomal protein S1; amino-acid sequence: MATRKNDIPDDDEDDLDREEGPSPEFASLLESYISDTGSEVRVGDKVSSEVIAIGQDSVYIHIGGKEDGVVERIELLDENGELACKVGDRLDLYVVHAGDGEIRLSKTIAISGNADMLIEARQNRIPVEGKVVEVCKGGFRVQVMGHIAFCPVSQMDLHYVDKPETYVGAVLEFLIERVESRGRNLVVNRRRLLERLRAEEQEKFLSRINTGDVLTGKVVRLMPFGAFVELAPGVEGMAHISELGWSRVADPSEAVTVGQSLPVKILTIEKTGSKTGGLKISLSVKQAAGDPWTSVTEKYKPGDKVTGKVTRCAPFGAFVELEPGIEGLVHISEMSYTRRVVKAEDVAKPGDTVSVTITTVDPINRRLSLSIREAEGDPWLTIANRLTAGQIVSGKVERKAEFGYFINLAPGITGLLHRSRIETAADPQAIDRLKIDDPVMVRIDALDLQERKITLAPADGTDAADWKTFSGGEKEKTSGLGSLGEKLQAAMKTRK